A genomic segment from Glycine soja cultivar W05 chromosome 18, ASM419377v2, whole genome shotgun sequence encodes:
- the LOC114397019 gene encoding uncharacterized protein LOC114397019 has translation LAGRHRWVEYAEKTRYNASQVPPEWHGWLHFIIDLTGGELLLLKPKRYGAEHKENWSGEVKQDPQVEGEIGLIFTKTMIFCSNGYIILLDNDKNYCKMEIELKAQMIVRIEIMEM, from the exons ttggcTGGAAGGCATAGGTGGGTTGAATATGCAGAGAAGACTAGATATAATGCCTCCCAAGTTCCACCAGAATGGCATGGTTGGCTCCACTTCATAATTGATCTCACAGGAGGTGAG CTTCTTTTACTGAAACCAAAAAGGTATGGTGCTGAACACAAAGAAAATTGGTCAGGAGAAGTTAAACA GGATCCACAGGTTGAAGGAGAAATTGGGCTGATATTCACGAAGACAATGATATTTTGTAGCAACGGCTACATAATATTGTTAGACAATGACAAGAACTACTGTAAAATGGAGATTGAACTAAAGGCTCAAATGATTGTTAGAATTGAAATCATggaaatgtga